From Streptomyces sp. NBC_00775, one genomic window encodes:
- a CDS encoding SMI1/KNR4 family protein, producing the protein MTDWTGVRERVLALAAVPGSDKVFGAMGHGFALDVPLTAAEVADLEAWLGVELPEDYRSFLLHVGAGGAGPAYGVFPVRREGSGGWRWNGDAPEEVEPGVVAEVFPGGADPETAAGILAERPFREEFDDLADLEAAFEAWEERLADVQYDPRFTAGALCLCDEGCGLTAWLVVTGSERGRMWRDPRSDGKDLHPIRDAGGSLSDFAGWYLGWLTAAEAACGLDR; encoded by the coding sequence ATGACCGACTGGACCGGGGTACGCGAGCGGGTTCTGGCTCTGGCCGCAGTCCCGGGCAGCGACAAGGTGTTCGGGGCGATGGGGCACGGCTTTGCACTCGATGTACCTCTGACGGCGGCCGAGGTAGCCGATCTCGAGGCGTGGTTGGGTGTTGAGCTGCCCGAGGACTATCGCTCGTTCCTGCTGCACGTCGGAGCTGGCGGGGCTGGCCCGGCTTACGGCGTTTTTCCGGTGCGGCGCGAGGGTTCCGGCGGTTGGCGCTGGAACGGAGATGCCCCTGAGGAGGTCGAGCCGGGCGTGGTTGCCGAGGTGTTTCCGGGAGGGGCGGATCCGGAGACAGCGGCAGGGATCCTGGCCGAGCGGCCGTTTAGGGAGGAGTTCGACGACCTCGCCGATCTCGAAGCAGCCTTTGAGGCGTGGGAGGAGCGTCTGGCAGATGTGCAGTACGACCCGCGCTTCACTGCCGGGGCGCTTTGCCTGTGTGATGAGGGCTGCGGGCTGACGGCCTGGCTGGTTGTCACGGGATCGGAGCGCGGCCGAATGTGGCGTGACCCGCGCTCCGACGGCAAGGATCTGCATCCGATACGTGACGCTGGCGGGTCTCTGTCGGACTTCGCTGGTTGGTACCTCGGGTGGCTCACGGCCGCCGAGGCTGCCTGCGGCCTGGACCGATAG
- a CDS encoding gamma-glutamylcyclotransferase family protein, with protein sequence MRHPHSEAPVALTAGSRDRLASEPGALFVYGTLQFPTVLEALIGRIPSGRPTAAPGWRAAALERRVYPGLVAAPGATATGLLMEDLTPTEWKILDDFEDDRYDLREITLAEGLTGWACVWPDGEVLPYNWQADYFADRHLTAYTARFKARVAQRESPAC encoded by the coding sequence ATGCGCCACCCTCACTCTGAGGCCCCGGTCGCGCTGACCGCGGGCTCCCGGGATCGTCTGGCCTCCGAGCCAGGCGCTCTCTTCGTATATGGAACGCTGCAATTCCCGACGGTCCTGGAAGCACTGATCGGTCGAATACCATCTGGCAGGCCAACGGCCGCGCCCGGATGGCGCGCCGCCGCGCTCGAACGCCGGGTCTACCCCGGCCTGGTCGCGGCTCCAGGGGCCACCGCGACCGGCCTCCTCATGGAGGACTTGACGCCGACCGAGTGGAAGATCCTCGACGACTTCGAGGACGACCGATACGACCTTCGCGAGATCACTCTCGCGGAGGGCCTGACGGGATGGGCCTGCGTCTGGCCCGACGGGGAGGTTCTCCCCTACAACTGGCAGGCCGACTACTTCGCAGATCGTCACCTCACGGCCTACACCGCTCGCTTCAAGGCCCGCGTCGCACAACGCGAATCGCCTGCTTGTTGA
- a CDS encoding GNAT family N-acetyltransferase: MDAQFQRHDGTTAKAVLEELVDVYAEVYNVPPYIGDPFFSVQSYRDSLLAAFDMPGFETVTASQDGQIIGYVHGVTLASDRAWWVSLGDDRPEELRRAAEDGQIFWLRELMVRPNRTNQGLGRQLHDTIIAGRAETITTLTCIIDNQPAHDAYLRWGYSMMG, from the coding sequence GTGGACGCGCAGTTTCAGCGGCATGACGGGACTACGGCCAAGGCCGTCTTGGAAGAGCTGGTCGACGTCTACGCGGAGGTGTACAACGTGCCTCCGTACATCGGAGACCCGTTCTTCTCCGTCCAGTCGTACCGTGACAGTCTGCTCGCTGCTTTCGACATGCCCGGCTTCGAGACCGTCACCGCGAGCCAGGACGGGCAGATCATCGGCTACGTCCATGGCGTGACCTTGGCGTCGGACAGGGCCTGGTGGGTGTCACTCGGCGACGACCGCCCTGAAGAACTCCGTCGTGCGGCCGAGGACGGACAGATCTTCTGGCTCCGAGAGCTGATGGTGCGTCCCAATCGCACGAATCAGGGCCTCGGCAGGCAGCTGCACGACACGATCATCGCCGGACGCGCGGAGACGATCACGACTCTCACCTGCATCATCGACAACCAGCCTGCCCACGATGCATACCTTCGCTGGGGCTACAGCATGATGGGATAG
- a CDS encoding DUF6233 domain-containing protein — MEGSGWRLGRPCVTPRLPALAGGQRGPKATGFSVERQPRAIGPEPARIHTDDSLNAGSTHPITAQDARAALLDPMVQACGFCRPDTELGIDLD; from the coding sequence ATGGAAGGCTCTGGCTGGCGGCTGGGCCGGCCATGCGTAACACCCCGCCTCCCTGCCCTCGCAGGCGGTCAGCGGGGGCCGAAGGCGACCGGCTTCAGTGTGGAGCGGCAGCCGAGGGCGATTGGGCCCGAGCCAGCCCGCATCCACACTGACGACTCCCTGAACGCTGGCTCGACGCATCCGATCACCGCGCAGGACGCCCGCGCGGCGCTGCTCGACCCGATGGTGCAGGCATGCGGCTTCTGCCGACCGGACACGGAGCTCGGCATCGATCTGGACTGA
- a CDS encoding phosphotransferase enzyme family protein encodes MLEDACAEAGFDAAGAEPLRIAENEIWRLPNQGVIVRIARPGQWEAAVREVRVARWLAENEVPAVRALPVDQPVKPQDRPVTFWEELPPYENGTVLDVVNLLKRLHPLPVPKFTLGRLDPFVRIAERIDAATTLSDDDRAWLHRRRAELSERWNQRPAGLPECVVHGDAWVGNVAGTDAGPRLMDFERVSVGPPEWDLVSTAVKMTTTGAVSAAEYAEFCSLYGADVTQWEGYELLAGARELRMATYAAQHAATRPEWRAEAQYRVNCLRGRATPRPWRWKGIM; translated from the coding sequence ATCCTGGAGGACGCCTGCGCCGAGGCAGGATTCGACGCGGCGGGCGCCGAGCCGCTACGCATCGCCGAGAACGAGATCTGGCGCCTCCCCAACCAGGGTGTGATCGTAAGGATCGCGCGCCCCGGGCAGTGGGAGGCCGCAGTCCGCGAAGTCCGCGTAGCTCGTTGGCTCGCAGAGAACGAGGTGCCTGCTGTTCGTGCGCTGCCGGTCGATCAGCCCGTCAAGCCCCAGGACCGGCCGGTGACGTTCTGGGAGGAGCTACCGCCGTACGAGAACGGCACCGTCCTCGACGTGGTGAACCTTCTCAAGCGGCTCCACCCCCTTCCGGTTCCCAAGTTCACACTGGGCCGTCTGGATCCGTTCGTGCGGATAGCCGAACGGATCGACGCGGCCACCACCCTGTCGGATGACGATCGCGCCTGGCTACACCGTCGACGTGCCGAACTCAGCGAGCGGTGGAACCAGCGACCGGCCGGGCTGCCCGAGTGCGTCGTGCACGGTGACGCGTGGGTGGGCAACGTCGCTGGTACCGACGCGGGGCCCAGGCTCATGGACTTCGAGCGAGTGTCCGTCGGGCCACCAGAGTGGGACCTCGTCTCAACAGCGGTGAAGATGACCACGACCGGCGCGGTGTCCGCAGCCGAGTACGCCGAATTCTGCTCGCTCTACGGTGCCGACGTGACGCAGTGGGAGGGTTACGAACTACTCGCAGGGGCAAGGGAGCTGAGGATGGCTACATACGCGGCCCAGCACGCCGCGACGCGGCCGGAGTGGCGCGCCGAGGCGCAGTACCGCGTGAATTGTCTGCGCGGCCGCGCAACTCCGCGCCCGTGGCGCTGGAAGGGAATCATGTAA